In Anopheles gambiae chromosome 2, idAnoGambNW_F1_1, whole genome shotgun sequence, a single window of DNA contains:
- the LOC133391722 gene encoding uncharacterized protein LOC133391722, whose product MPERINNSLNTSIISLKTLYDDAMEDGHQDTVQHDEGDSVQDGDANFTDDSDVEAGSALNIDNMSIEDGIRYWALSNNQTHQSINMVLRLFKKTGVKVPASAKTLLKTKRNPSSEIKDIDGGQFWYRGFRSCLLNYFRSVKVPPNCITLTLSIDGLPLHNSSNMQFWPILFKIEELPQAPVMAAAIFCGFQKPNNIEEFLRPAVDELNLLMANGIIIHGKKVVVKMRAIVADTPARAFIKGVKGHTGYNACLKCTVEGNHSEAGHTIVYANDSNARKRTNEKFRKYEYPGHQITTTPLCQLNNFDIVQHVTISDLLHLFHLGIMKRLIIGWRDGKLGKRAWSQEQCQKISAALLKINLPSEMHRKLRSIKYANFWKGVEFGYFLNYAGLVVLKPHLPNELYNHFMLLFCAVTLLSSNVYKTKWKVAGQLLDKFLKDFETLYGERYISSNVHNLRHVLEEVEHFESLWSISTYVFENYLQFLKRLLRSGWKNLEQAINRLYEMDEMNMQHASNQSNSNYPTVKQRGNVSTLNINSNFLLQNNTRNGWFLTKNDHIVKFQSATKEYLNGSERIRITGKKINVKGLVFNEPFESSEIFVFKGCVNTLSETCEDFGLNDIKCKFVALPTSRKEELIFVPVIHTLVE is encoded by the exons atgcccgaacgaatcaacaactcgctgaacacgtcaataatatcattgaaaaccctgtatgatgATGCAATGGAGGATGGCCATCAGGATACCGTGCAGCACGATGAAGGGGATTCTGTGCAGGATGGCGATGCAAACTTCACGGATGATAGCGATGTCGAAGCTGGTAGTGCGTTAAATATTGATAATATGTCTATAGAGGATGGGATACGATATTGGGCACTATCGAATAATCAAACCCATCAGTCGATAAATATGGTGCTGCGTCTGTTCAAAAAAACAGGCGTGAAAGTACCGGCATCTGCTAAAACGCTGCTTAAAACTAAACGAAATCCATCATCGGAGATAAAGGATATCGATGGTGGACAATTTTGGTATCGAGGATTCAGAAGTTGCCTATTAAATTACTTCCG ATCAGTAAAGGTACCTCCTAATTGTATTACTTTAACATTGTCGATTGATGGATTGCCTCTACATAATAGCAGTAATATGCAATTTTGGCCGATATTGTTCAAAATCGAAGAACTCCCACAAGCTCCAGTTATGGCAGCTGCAATTTTTTGTGGATTTCAGAAACCAAACAATATAGAAGAATTTCTTCGACCAGCCGTTGATGAGCTAAACCTCCTAATGGCGAATGGTATCATCATTCACGGAAAGAAAGTTGTTGTGAAAATGCGTGCTATTGTTGCAGATACTCCTGCCAGAGCTTTTATTAAAG GTGTAAAAGGGCATACCGGCTATAACGCCTGTTTAAAATGCACCGTTGAAGGGAATCATAGCGAGGCTGGACACACCATCGTTTATGCAAATGATTCAAATGCaagaaaacgaacaaatgaaaaattccGTAAATATGAATATCCAGGACatcaaataacaacaacacccCTATGTCAATTGAATAACTTTGACATAGTGCAGCATGTAACCATTTCAGATCTGTTGCACTTGTTTCATCTAGGGATAATGAAGAGATTAATTATAGGATGGCGTGATGGAAAGCTAGGTAAGAGAGCATGGTCCCAAGAGCAATGCCAAAAGATATCCGCTGCTTTATTAAAGATTAATCTTCCTTCGGAAATGCATCGCAAATTACGTTCCATAAAATATGCGAATTTTTGGAAAGGAGTAGAGTTtggatattttttaaactacGCGGGACTTGTTGTGTTGAAGCCACATTTGCCAAATGAGTTGTATAACCATTTTATGTTGCTATTTTGTGCAGTAACATTGCTTTCGTCAAATGTCTACAAGACGAAGTGGAAGGTGGCTGGGCAACTGCTAGACAAATTTTTAAAAGATTTTGAAACTTTGTATGGTGAACGTTATATTAGCAGCAATGTTCACAACCTACGTCATGTTCTTGAAGAAGTAGAGCATTTTGAATCGTTGTGGTCTATATCCACGTATGTATTCGAAAATTAtttacagtttttgaagcgctTGCTGCGAAGCGGGTGGAAAAATTTAGAGCAGGCCATAAATCGACTGTACGAAATGGATGAAATGAACATGCAGCATGCATCAAATCAATCCAATAGCAATTATCCAACTGTAAAGCAGCGCGGTAATGTTTCAACACTTAACATTAATTCTAATTTTCTACTACAGAATAACACCCGAAATGGCTGGTTCTTGACAAAGAACGATCACATAGTGAAGTTCCAAAGTGCCAcaaaagaatatttaaatgGTAGCGAGAGAATTCGTATTACTGGTAAAAAGATAAATGTGAAAGGCTTAGTTTTCAACGAACCATTTGAGTCAAGcgaaatttttgttttcaaaggATGCGTTAATACGTTATCTGAAACATGTGAAGACTTCGGGTTAAATGAtattaaatgcaaatttgtAGCATTGCCCACATCGCGAAAAGAGGAATTAATTTTTGTTCCTGTAATACATACGcttgttgaataa